TACTTAACCATACTGGAGCTTGTTAATGGGAGTATCATTTGGCATGGGGCTTTTGCTTATATACCCTGCAAATCATCTATCTACATACATAACActgtaaaatctaaatttttatatatgacCCCTTGAAAGGCTGTTTCTTTCAAAAATACCTCTACCTTAAGCTGCAGAATCATCCAATTCATGGGGTAAGTTTTTCTTGCATCTGCAGAGGTAGAGGGAATTTCTGAAAGTACATGTAAGAAACTAAGGTTTTGAAAGGCATATTGAAAATTCAGATTCTGCTGGGTTGTATAAACATAAATAGAGAATTTGGACTTCTGCGGTGATGTTTGACATGGGTTTTAGCTCCATGAACAGCAGCTATTCCCAAAAAGAAGAAGCATGGCGGCATGGACTACGAAGCTTTAAGCAGGCATGGGTATCGAGGTGGACCGTCAGTCTTAAAAGTGCCCCCTCCAAGAGTTGAAGAGAAAGAACAAGACTGGTCCTGGTCAACAGGAAGAGAAAATAATGCTAAAGGAAACACAGCTGAGGAGTCTTATGAAGATCGTGAGCGCACTCGAGCTGCATTGGCTCAAGCCGAGGAGAAGCTAATAGGGGTACAAGCCAACTCGCAGGCGAGCAAGACAGACAAGAAGAACTTATCCTTCTCgcagaaggagaagagaaagagggaccTTGGTCAGGCTAGCAGGGGAAAGAACTATGTCGAAGAGGAGAAGAGGCTGTTGCGAGACAGTGGTATCTATTCTGGTTTTGATTCTTGACAATACTAAGAGTGTATTACCTTGTAATTTGTTTTTCTCTAAGgcttgtggattttttttaaaaaaaatcttcttgTTGTGTAATTCAGTAGTAGGTATGGTTTCTCTGTGTTTAGGAACTGAAAATATTTGGTGGCATATGTTTACCAATGAGCATAGGATATCTGCATCTAGTTATCTGTGCTGTGGATCGAAGTACCTAATAGAAAGGTTGTGGTGATTAAAAATGGGGCAGCTGGGAGTTGCTCTACTAAGTTGGTGGTTCGACTTCCCCGGAGTCGGTGTTGAAACATTTGTATTTGAGTGTGGCTTCTTCAAATTGCGAAGATAATGCAAAGACTTTTTGCAGGAAAATTTAGCAATCAAAAACCTACGCATAGCAGCTTATTGTTTATTGGCGTTGTGGGGTTGCAATAAAACTTGTGTTGGTTATAGTAAAATGTTTTACTTTTTTCAAACacttaaacaaagaaaaataccCAGATAAATGTATGGAGCATCAACGCTGATCCACAGAGTGAGaggcaaaaaggaaaaagtttaTGTTCCCTTAATCATTAATTAGATCAATCTTGGGAAATACTGTACAAAGAgatcactttttttcttttttcgcctGCGGAATTCTACAACTCCCATAGCGaaagaagaataaaattaacattttacaGAAAATTACATATCAAATATGCAATTCCCATGCAGTATTCGATGTCAGAATTATTACCCCAATACTTAAAAAATTGGCCTTTTGCTGCCATTTTTAACAACATTAAGACAGAAAATCCGATCTCATTTTACTATATCAGAATCATTTCCttctaaatattatatatattcacatTGTAAGTTCTGAAGCAGATGAAAGATCAGAATTCAGATATATTTCGCTAATTCCAATTGAACAACACTAAGCTGCTTCTCCAGTGTATGCTGTTAAGTTCATCATAGCTGTTCTTATCGGGTATCAAGCCCCTCGGAGAACTTTTGATATGGCTCTTATAGTGTTTGGAGTTGTTCTGCAGCAACCTCCAATAAGTGAGGCTCCAGCTTCATGCCATTTACTGACATACGAAACAAAATCTTCCTCTGAAACACCACTTGATGCCTGCATAAAAAGGACGTGCGCATTAGTTGATATGATTTTCCTTTTTAACCTTCTTCTGGATGGTTGAGTGGTTTTGGAATCGAAGTCCTGAAGTTCATGTGCCCATTTCAAGATGGGCTGTAGTTCGCATAGCgtctgtacatttttttttttttcacgtgTTTTTTAAAGTAGTTCATGTGAGCTTTATTTTGAAGAAACAGATTGTATGCATGGGTAGAGCACTGAGGCTTTTAGGCATATCCTATCTAAAGCTCAAGATGTACTTACCACCCATTCCTTTTTGTGAGCATCGTAGCTCTCACCGCTGTTTGGATAGATCAAAATTGGCTTATCAGTAACCTGTTTAGTAAGGAAATCAAAGTTGCATTAGACAGAGTATGGGAGGATGCCAAGCACAATAAGTCCCATTTTGGTTTAATCATCAACCACAGCAAGTTATAGAAGAGAAAGATCATTATTTCTCTAATCATATCAGTATTGTATTGTCAACTACAGAAAATCAGACAGAAAGGATGTGGTAAATATTTTCTCAGTTATATTCGAGAAAAGAAATTTGTTGCATAAAATAAAAGGTCAGGTTGAGCTAGTAGTACCTTACAAATAGATAGAATCAAATCGTGAATAAATCTTGGGGGAGTGCAGTTGATTCCTAGTGCAACAGTATTCACACATGAATCAGCAATAGAAGCACAATCAATCAAAGAATCTCCACTAACGACATTAATCCCATCCTTTGAGTTAAAAGAAAACCATGCTGGAATCTTTATATTACATTCCTCTAGTAGTTCAACATATGCCTGCAAAAGCACAATTAGTATAGCAATTGCACGAGTTATATTTAGCAAAATACCATGAAATTCAATATTCAGTTTCTTGTGCTACAAAATATATAACAGCCAGAGTCAGATGCTGTACaatgagaaaaaagaaagttcTAGACCAAGATCAATGCAACAAACTTGTTAGAATCCATCTAGAAATTACATTACAATGAAAAGTATCACTTACAATGTACAGAAAACTAATTCGGTACAGATTAAATAATAAGTGTCAGCATTAACCCGAACATTAATCTAAACAAAAGTTTTTTAGAGAAAAGGAAGGGCATGAGCTGAACAATAGTTAAAAAGGGTGACAGGACAGGTACTTTAGTTTTGATTAGCATCTGAAGTATTAagtgttttgattttttttcttttaaaagaaaaggtaaacTGTGCAGAGTTCTTGGATGGAGATTTAGGTAGAATCCACAAAATGACAGCCATAACTCAATGCAACAATACAAGAGATGAACAAAAGGCAAGTCACTTAGTACCTGTGtttctattttatttggaaTTGTTTCAAAAGCGATAATATCAGGCCCTGCCTCTGAAATAACCTGAAGCCTTCTCTTGTGGAACTCTTTGAGAACATCCAGAGTAACCTCCTCGCCATAATCACCACTGATACAGTATTTGATACagacatgagagagagagagagagagagagagagagatattctGTAGTATCAGAAATATCTAACCTATATTCAGAACCATCCGCTAAATATGCTCCATAACTCCCAATAGATGCTGCAATCAGTATTGGACGGTTTTTGAAGTTAGTTTTCTCTTGGTTGGCATCAGCAGAAGCTTTTGAACATTTTTCTAGAAATTCATCACGTGCTTCAACTGCGATTTCAACACTTCTCCGCAAGAATGTTTCACTTTCCTCCCTTGAAAATCCCCTAGACTCAAAGCCCTGAATGGTAGCCTGCCTCATGCAGAATGGCCACACTTATACCTGCCCTTGAGATGTTGTTGCCCGAGAAATAAGAGTAAAAGATAAAGTACCTGATACGATGCTGTAATTAGAATATTAGCGCCTGCTTCAAGGTAGTCCAAGTGAACCTGTTTCAGTAATATTACAATGTTATGATAAGGAAAAGAGTGCATAGGATGAAGACGGAGAACAAAATTGTGCTTGAGAAAATTGTTGAATACACTTGCTATTCATATAAAAAAGCCAAtgttacttaaaaaaaaacgaGCAGTACGATGGAACTTAAGAAGCAGAGTTCAGGCATTCAGCTACAAGCTGGAAGCTGAAGTGGACTTTTGGACTTCAAAAGCAAAAGTACTAATTTGAAGCTTATTGTTCTACTTCTATAAAATGTTGTTGGAGTTATCTtcattaaaaagaataatagaaaagtGAAAAGGCCAAAACTAAAAATAAGGACTTCTCAATTGTCTCTACTCAAATAGCACTTCTGCAAAAGCTCCACTGTGCGCCAAATATGCACACTGACGAACTTTTGTTTTGCGAAACAAGAGatttcagttttttttcttttctttttttgtgcgTATTTAAGTATTGAAGTTTCCATTATCAACATGGCAATTTTCTGCTGCCTACCTAAACTCTAAACTTGGTCATTCGATGACTAGGTAGGTAAAAGAGGGCCATGATTGTTTAACAGAGTACATTGATCGATCAAAATTAACCAGCTCATTCTCTCTGACAAAAGTATTTGTTAAATACAAATTGCTCGTTAGTCCATCTATGAGACTAAAGCGCTTAATTTGCAATGTGCAAACATAAAGCTAATAGCAATtacctaatttatttttatgaagAGGATTTGCTTTATTCACTATTCTCAGAAATCGAAATATTCAAACTTTGTTGCAAAGTTTAACACCTCGTCCTAGAAGCACCAAACCAAATCCTGCGTATGATATGAttgactttaaaaaaaaaaaaaaagattacaaaataaacaaaaacaatTGCTTAGAAACACCTGCATTCGCTATctaaaaaccaaaataaatctACAGCACCGAGAAAACAcaaaaagatttgaactttATAGCAGAATTAAACACCTAATCCTACGAGCACCATCCAAACGattgatttagttttttttttttaaaaaaaaagattaaaatgaaCAAAAAGCACTTGTTTAAAAGAAGCTGCGTTTGCTATCCAAAGACCAATTCAGTTCAAAGCCCTAAAAGATTCAAACTTAGGCAAGAGATCATATGGAAGAAGAGGGAAAATGCCTTTTTGATGAGATCGGGGGTGGTGAAGAGGCACTTGGAGCTCCATAGCGCGTCCTTGATATCCGCGCCGTTCGCCTCGAGCTCCGTCGCGAGCCCACCGTCGATCACGGCGCACCCCCCTGTCTCGCGGAGGAACTCCCTCATCAGAGCCCTCGGATCCTCCACCCCGAATCCCATCACCCTCCGTCGAGAGAGAACGATAGTGAGCTACCCCTCCACCAAAATGCTCTTTACCATGGGGTTGGATTAAAATGTTGTTCTTCTCTTTTCTGGGGTGTTTGTTAGGACTAAAATGAGGCTACGTTCGATGTACCGGCACTAAAGTTGGTTAAGACGTGGCGATTGATTGAATAGCTGGCGTCCAGATGCAATGTACCTGGAGTAGAGAAGGTTAAAAATTAATTGTCATTACACAATTACAATTACTGCTATAATAAGCCTATAATAATTGTCATTTCTCAGCTTAACATAAGCTTTGGTATATTTACTATTGATTACCTGAATTTTTCATCAGAAATAATATCCACTACCATGTATAGTTATAGTTATCCTAATTATGTTCATTTctctgagagagagaagagacaaGAGAACAAGGGAATTGGATGGTACGTGATTCAAGTTTTCGTTTTTCtgttttaaattgtaaaatttattactcttttttcttttttcggaaGATCAAGTTAAAGGCTATTTACCTTCTACATCAAGCTTTAGATCATCAAGTGCTTATTGTTATAGGTTGGAACTTAACATCCACCAACATAATTGAACTGACGATACTGCAACAATTATGTTTTTAACATGCAAAGATATCTTTTCAAAATGGACACACTGGGATAAGATGTCCTTATTTACTAGACAATTTAGTTATCAAGTTTGAATGACAAAATTGACGGCAGATATGGGAATCTTGTTAGATTCCTTTCATATGATCCCAATTTCAACTCTACTCTCAGCAAGGATGGAAGGCAACTGGAATTATTCTAGGCATATTTTAAGTGCCAAAGGGATTATTCCATTCCATCTTTTATTCTTTGGCCTTAGTTAAGCAATCCACTTTAGCTAGTAACCTCTCAATCATCCCACTCGGCAATAATGGCTCTTCAAATAGATAGAGAGACACAATTTTCAAATTACAGctgtaaaaaaagaaacacaTCCATCATCGATGGTTTCCTCTCGCTAATCTCAAAGATCAGGCTgttaaagagaataaaaaaggataaattatCAACTAATGTAGAAGCAAGAGTCCAATATCGCGAGAACAACAATGGCGAAAAAGGTACACAGAAATAAAAGAGGAATGGGAAGCATCAAGAAGTTTAAAAAAGTGCTTATCATATATACTACAAAGCATCACAGGTAGAAGCACCCACAGCCCACATGACTAATAGTGATGGCTCTTGATGTTCTAATATCCACCATTTTGAGTTTAGGTAAAATAGTTTACTTCTCATTGAAAGGTTAAAGATTCACAATTCACGAAGCCTCTTCTGAGAATAAGAAATTTAATCCCTACATAACACCCAATAAATctgacaatatatataatattaaggTGCCACTAGCTTATTGAGCATTCTCATCATGAATGTCGACATCACAAATGCACCAACTGCAACCAGAGGAGCTCATAATTAGTATATTGTCTTGTCTCAGAAAGTAAACACACAGTTTTGGaacgaaaaaaaatacaataaacaACATATACGAAGTTACCATCCCTTCAGCTACTTAAAAATATGTAGACTGAGAGAAGCAAACTTCGAACCACGGATAGGATAATAAATCATCATTAGAATCCTTTGTTgtaaataaaagaaaggaaCTGTAAAATGATATCTTATGGACCACGAGCAGGATTAAAGCAGAAGCATCCGCCGGCCTTATCTTCAGGTATCATACCACCGCCCCGACTGGTGTCGATTGCCTCCAAGAGCCTCACCACTTCATGCATCTCCAGCCGTTTGTGTGGGTTCGAGTCCCAACACTTTCTCATAATGTTTGCCAGCGAGTTTGGGCAGCAGCGTGGGATTTCAGGCCTTAAATTCTGCCAAGAAAATTATTAGGGTAAGTTAGATGACAATAATCGTGCAAACTAGCTTGTGACTCATGCAtctaaaatctaataaaaaaaatatacgcATGGCATTAAAATATTAATCGACCATTAATAAACTTTAATCGTGCAGAAAATCAAGGGAAATATAAGAAGGGGTAATGAGAATTACTTGTCGAACAACTGCTGAGGATACTTCAGCAAAGGTTAAATCTGGGTATGGCATGTCACAGCAGTAGATCTCCCATAAGCATATGCCAAAGCTGTAAACATCACAGCTTCTGTCGTATGGCTTACCTTCAAGGACCTACAAATGCTGACACAGTTAGAACTGCTTCAACTGCTTAATCAcccaaaacattaaaaaataaaataataataatattattattaataagtaaataaataaataattacagcTACTCAAATTATATCATTTCCCATGCATTAGCAGAGAGTTAAAGAAATGTAGAAGTACATTGAACAGAATTATTCTGATCTGAACTCAAAGCCGTATCATTACATTTAAACATCTTTTATACAGAAAGAATACTTGTCAAAAAGATGGAAAGGGAGCACCTCTGGAGCCATGTATCCAAGTGTGCCAGTTTCGCCAGTCATGTCCTTGGGATTCTGTGCCTCCACACGAGCGACACCAAAATCAGCAATTTTGAGAGTTCGGTGAGTATCTAAAAGCATGTTCTCAGTCTTCACATCGCGATGCACGATTTTTTCCGAATGTAGATAGCTCAATCTGCAAATAGAACAGCATGGACTTTACATTCATTTTTGCCCTGTAAGTGGAAAACAAACTAACAAATTATTAACTTGAAGCTCACCCTCTTGCAAGGTCCAAAGCAAGTTGGATCACGATCTTGTAAGCAAGTTTCTTCCGTCGATTTCTAATTAAGTAATTCTTCAATGTTCCACCAGCAAGATACTCAACAACAACACAACATGCTCTGGTGGGCAAGGAAATTTGCCTATTGCTTGCAGTGTTTTCTTGTGGAATCCTCAATTCAGATGTTCCCATCGATGCCCCCACAAACTTCagaagtaaataaataaaaagatcaTTTAATAGCAACAAAAAAGGTTAAATACTTCACTAAAGAATAAAGCTTAAAGCAAAATCAGACAGCAGGAACAAACAACTAATGCACTCTCCTCTACAAACACATCGAGCTAATAATTTGTGTATAAATTTTCGTGATCATATGATTCACAAGTGTCAAGCACAACTTATGCAACATTTATAATAAATCAGAAGAAGTTCTTACTCTAGTAACATTTGGATGGTCAAGCTTATGCCAAACAGCAACCTCCTTACGAAAAGATGCTCGACATTCGGCAGTAAAAGCATCTGTGACAACCCCATCTTGCCCCCAGTCCAACAATTTCACTATAATACGGCAGCATAATTAATTACACAGTATTGTTGGAAAGAATTAttaatatactatcaatagagACACCTAAAAGAGACTCTTTCaaacgatttttttttaataaagagaCTAAGAAAGTTCAATCAGAAACAAGACCTCTGGTGTTAATTTACAAAGACACAACACAAagtaagcaataaataatagaTGGAAAAAACACTAGAGCATGCGATAATTTGATAGCAGAAAGCATAAAACAGAAGGATGAATAGTTTTTATCACTGAGGTGGGTCAAATATTAAAGAATGTTGGCTTGATCTAGATAGGCTAttgaataataaatttcaaaattacatcaaaattaaTCAAGTGAGGAACTTGCTTTAGATAGGCTAATTGGATGGCTATTGAGACTTTCATTTTTTGGATGCCCACCAAGATATATCCCACAGTTACATAATTCCAGTATAAACCACAACAATAAGCCATTCCTTATTGGTAGCATAGACATAAATAAAAAGGTTTAAGATAAAACGAATCGAAACATCAAAACATAACAACACGAACTAATATGAAGCAATTACACAGTAAATGGCATAAGTATGTTGAGTGGAGATATGAAACAAACTTCCATAGTTCTTGAGCCTGGAGAAACTATTACGTACCTGCAACATCTTGGCCATCATAGGTTCCCCGAAACACAGTACCATAAGTCCCTTGTGCTAATACATATCGTATATCCAGTTTAGATAGATCGATTCCCCACTCTTCCTTGTGTTTCTTCTGAGAAGCACTGTTATCCTCCATCCACACCTTAGAGAGTTTCTTCTCCAGCTGTATATCCAACTGCCTTAGATCAATCTTATCAGCTCGGTAGAACATCTCCTCACCATGAAAGCTTCCGAAACCCCTCAGTTTCGATTCCTCTCCCCCCTCCTTTTTCCGAGGTGTGATTCCTGCAATCGcaatctcttctcctctcttcgcATCCATGTCGCTGTTCAATTAAGCCCTTCTCTTTTCTCAATGAGCTGTTAGAAAACCTAATAAAAATCTCTCCTTCACCACACCATTCTTTGATCCGAAAGCCCTGAGGTGTCAAATTTCCTCACAAAATCTCTTCtttaggcaaaaaaaaaaaaaaaaaaaaaaactaaaagtacAGTAAATACCAATTAAAAACCGAAATTTCGCGATAAATGACAATAATTGATCCAGGAAACAAATCTAGAATAATAATGTGGCAAAAATAGGTNNNNNNNNNNNNNNNNNNNNNNNNNNNNNNNNNNNNNNNNNNNNNNNNNNNNNNNNNNNNNNNNNNNaaaaaaaaaaaaaaaaaaaaaactaaaagtacAGTAAATACCAATTAAAAACCGAAATTTCGCGATAAATGACAATAATTGATCCAGGAAACAAATCTAGAATAATAATGTGGCAAAAATAGGTCTCAAGATGCCAATTTTCCAATAAGAGAGAGATTGAACCATGCAATTTACGAAGATTTAAGATGTTCAATTAATACCGGAATAAGAAGGGAAGAGGAGAATACGAAGAGGCGACGTTCGATCGATCCAATGCGTGAAACCCTAGCGGGGACGTAGAGAGCCTAcaggaggcggagagggagaaaTGGGCGCGAGATTTTGGGGGCCTTAAAAAAGGATGCCCAGCGACTGTTTCTACGGAGCACAAATTctagggccaaaaaaaaaaaaaaactagtgcACAACCCATTCCGGTGCACCGCGTGTACCACGTCATCCCAAGCGGGCTCATCCCAGCCGTACAATCGCGTA
Above is a genomic segment from Ananas comosus cultivar F153 linkage group 15, ASM154086v1, whole genome shotgun sequence containing:
- the LOC109721818 gene encoding homocysteine S-methyltransferase 2-like; the protein is MGFGVEDPRALMREFLRETGGCAVIDGGLATELEANGADIKDALWSSKCLFTTPDLIKKVHLDYLEAGANILITASYQATIQGFESRGFSREESETFLRRSVEIAVEARDEFLEKCSKASADANQEKTNFKNRPILIAASIGSYGAYLADGSEYSGDYGEEVTLDVLKEFHKRRLQVISEAGPDIIAFETIPNKIETQAYVELLEECNIKIPAWFSFNSKDGINVVSGDSLIDCASIADSCVNTVALGINCTPPRFIHDLILSICKVTDKPILIYPNSGESYDAHKKEWVASSGVSEEDFVSYVSKWHEAGASLIGGCCRTTPNTIRAISKVLRGA
- the LOC109721352 gene encoding UPF0690 protein C1orf52 homolog isoform X2, producing the protein MKRAAQSFPISSDDSSDSDSDDNTSIKHGGKTQLPQSSKDFMSEAIPKKKKHGGMDYEALSRHGYRGGPSVLKVPPPRVEEKEQDWSWSTGRENNAKGNTAEESYEDRERTRAALAQAEEKLIGVQANSQASKTDKKNLSFSQKEKRKRDLGQASRGKNYVEEEKRLLRDSGIYSGFDS
- the LOC109721352 gene encoding UPF0690 protein C1orf52 homolog isoform X1 translates to MKRAAQSFPISSDDSSDSDSDDNTSIKHGGKTQLPQSSKDFMSEAAIPKKKKHGGMDYEALSRHGYRGGPSVLKVPPPRVEEKEQDWSWSTGRENNAKGNTAEESYEDRERTRAALAQAEEKLIGVQANSQASKTDKKNLSFSQKEKRKRDLGQASRGKNYVEEEKRLLRDSGIYSGFDS
- the LOC109720924 gene encoding serine/threonine-protein kinase STY17-like is translated as MDAKRGEEIAIAGITPRKKEGGEESKLRGFGSFHGEEMFYRADKIDLRQLDIQLEKKLSKVWMEDNSASQKKHKEEWGIDLSKLDIRYVLAQGTYGTVFRGTYDGQDVAVKLLDWGQDGVVTDAFTAECRASFRKEVAVWHKLDHPNVTRFVGASMGTSELRIPQENTASNRQISLPTRACCVVVEYLAGGTLKNYLIRNRRKKLAYKIVIQLALDLARGLSYLHSEKIVHRDVKTENMLLDTHRTLKIADFGVARVEAQNPKDMTGETGTLGYMAPEVLEGKPYDRSCDVYSFGICLWEIYCCDMPYPDLTFAEVSSAVVRQNLRPEIPRCCPNSLANIMRKCWDSNPHKRLEMHEVVRLLEAIDTSRGGGMIPEDKAGGCFCFNPARGP